A region from the Streptosporangium sp. NBC_01756 genome encodes:
- a CDS encoding ABC transporter permease: protein MTISDEELAEQAAAVGRIRAPSRLRVVAGRFLRSTQGRIGAALLALMFLLAFVGPYLGRWGYTDKDFMAFLQPPSAEHWWGTLQTGADVYAVTLRGMQKSLVVGLLAAVIGTTLAAVVGAFAGYFTGWTDRALTWVTDLLLVLPAFLILAIMSPLFAEGQWVLFVFVLALFLWMVTSKIVRSMTISLKEREFIQAARFMGVPPATIIFRHVIPNMSSLLAVDATLNVSAAILTETSLSYFGFGIQPPDVSLGSLIADGAKTAVYAPWTFWFSAGLLIVTVLAVNLVGDSLRDAFDPGAKRDGR from the coding sequence TTGACCATCTCAGACGAGGAGCTCGCCGAGCAGGCGGCGGCCGTCGGAAGAATCAGGGCACCGTCGCGGCTGCGGGTGGTCGCCGGCCGCTTCCTCCGTTCCACCCAGGGCAGGATCGGGGCCGCGCTCCTGGCCCTGATGTTCCTGCTGGCGTTCGTCGGCCCCTACCTCGGCAGGTGGGGCTACACCGACAAGGACTTCATGGCGTTCCTGCAGCCCCCCTCCGCCGAGCACTGGTGGGGCACCCTGCAGACCGGCGCCGACGTGTACGCGGTCACCTTGCGCGGCATGCAGAAGTCACTGGTCGTCGGCCTGCTCGCGGCGGTGATCGGCACCACGCTGGCAGCGGTGGTCGGTGCCTTCGCCGGATACTTCACGGGCTGGACCGACAGGGCGCTGACCTGGGTCACCGACCTGTTGCTGGTGCTCCCGGCCTTCCTGATCCTGGCGATCATGTCGCCGCTCTTCGCCGAGGGGCAGTGGGTGCTGTTCGTGTTCGTGCTGGCGCTCTTCCTCTGGATGGTCACCTCGAAGATCGTCCGAAGCATGACCATCTCCCTGAAGGAGCGGGAGTTCATCCAGGCGGCCAGGTTCATGGGCGTCCCCCCGGCCACGATCATCTTCCGGCACGTCATCCCGAACATGTCCTCGCTGCTGGCCGTGGACGCCACGCTGAACGTCAGCGCCGCGATCCTCACCGAGACCTCCCTGTCCTACTTCGGCTTCGGCATCCAGCCGCCCGACGTCTCGCTGGGCAGCCTCATCGCCGACGGTGCCAAGACGGCCGTCTACGCCCCGTGGACGTTCTGGTTCTCCGCCGGACTGCTGATCGTCACCGTGCTCGCGGTCAACCTGGTCGGCGACTCCCTGCGTGACGCCTTCGACCCCGGGGCGAAGAGGGACGGACGATGA
- a CDS encoding dipeptide ABC transporter ATP-binding protein — MRECDERRSGMAARSGAAALADPVLEVTDLNVTFGSGPAAVRAVRGVGYTVRPGEVLGVVGESGSGKSVTSLAVMGLLPPHAHATGSVRLRGREILGASEKTLAAFRGKTISMIFQDPLSALTPVYRVGDQIAEAVRIHQKVTRRRAAERAVELLDLVGIPSAAQRAKAFPHEFSGGMRQRVMIAMAIANDPDVIICDEPTTALDVTIQAQVLEVLKRAQRETGAAIVMITHDLGVVAGSVDRVLVMYAGRPVEIGSVDDVYYRPRMPYTMGLLASVPRLDRGAGQPLVPIEGNPPSPAALPPGCPFEPRCPMAVPVCVEAEPPLEPVGSPGHRAACVRSAEIEAEGWTPARIYRAGSGGPDAHETGPPPVRPPRDGRDVVLEVKDLTRHYPQLKGTVLRHRVGTVHAVDGISFDIRRMETLGLVGESGCGKTTTLMEILELARPQSGTITVLGHDTARLGRRDRMAIRRDMQVVFQDPMASLDPRMTVYDIVAEPLRTHGTRDPGPRVRELLHLVGLDPGHAARYPQDFSGGQRQRIGIARALALEPRLLVLDEPVSALDVSIQAGVINLLEGLKDRLGLSYLFVAHDLAVVRHIADRVAVMYLGKIAEIGQVGQVYDTPLHPYTQALLSAIPLPDPEKERSRRRILLEGDLPSPAAPPSGCRFHTRCPLFTTLDEAGRARCVHEEPQVRRLEEDHGSACHFAEKLKVV, encoded by the coding sequence ATGAGAGAGTGTGACGAGCGCCGGTCGGGCATGGCGGCCCGGTCCGGTGCGGCGGCCCTGGCCGACCCGGTCCTCGAGGTGACCGACCTCAACGTGACCTTCGGCTCCGGTCCCGCCGCGGTGCGCGCCGTCCGCGGGGTGGGATACACCGTCCGCCCCGGCGAGGTGCTCGGTGTCGTCGGGGAGTCGGGGTCCGGCAAGTCGGTCACGTCGCTGGCCGTGATGGGCCTGCTCCCGCCGCACGCCCACGCCACCGGCTCGGTGCGGTTGCGGGGCAGGGAGATCCTCGGGGCGTCCGAGAAGACCCTTGCCGCCTTCCGGGGCAAGACGATCTCAATGATCTTCCAGGACCCGCTCTCCGCGCTCACCCCGGTCTACCGGGTGGGGGACCAGATCGCCGAGGCCGTGCGGATCCACCAGAAGGTCACCAGGAGGCGGGCCGCGGAGCGGGCCGTCGAACTGCTCGACCTGGTCGGCATCCCCAGTGCCGCCCAGCGCGCCAAGGCGTTCCCGCACGAGTTCTCCGGCGGCATGCGTCAGCGCGTGATGATCGCGATGGCGATCGCCAACGACCCCGACGTGATCATCTGCGACGAGCCGACCACCGCGCTCGACGTGACCATCCAGGCCCAGGTGCTGGAGGTGCTGAAGAGGGCACAGCGCGAGACCGGTGCGGCGATCGTCATGATCACCCATGACCTCGGGGTGGTGGCCGGGTCCGTCGACCGCGTCCTGGTCATGTATGCCGGGCGGCCCGTCGAGATCGGGTCGGTGGACGACGTCTACTACCGCCCGCGCATGCCGTACACCATGGGTCTGCTCGCCTCGGTCCCGCGCCTGGACCGGGGCGCCGGGCAGCCGCTGGTGCCGATCGAGGGAAACCCTCCGTCGCCGGCGGCGCTGCCGCCCGGCTGCCCGTTCGAGCCGCGCTGTCCGATGGCGGTCCCGGTCTGCGTCGAGGCGGAACCGCCGCTGGAACCGGTGGGCTCCCCCGGCCACCGGGCCGCCTGCGTCCGCTCGGCCGAGATCGAGGCGGAGGGCTGGACGCCCGCGCGGATCTACCGGGCGGGGTCCGGCGGTCCGGACGCGCACGAGACCGGGCCGCCGCCGGTACGGCCGCCGCGTGACGGTCGTGACGTGGTGCTGGAGGTCAAGGACCTGACCAGGCACTACCCCCAGCTGAAAGGGACGGTCCTGCGGCATCGGGTCGGCACGGTCCACGCGGTGGACGGCATCAGCTTCGACATCCGCCGAATGGAGACGCTCGGCCTGGTCGGTGAGTCGGGCTGCGGCAAGACGACCACGCTGATGGAGATCCTGGAACTGGCCAGACCGCAGAGCGGCACGATAACGGTGCTGGGACACGACACGGCGAGGCTCGGCCGCCGCGACCGGATGGCGATCCGGCGGGACATGCAGGTGGTCTTCCAGGATCCGATGGCGTCGCTGGACCCGAGGATGACCGTTTACGACATCGTCGCCGAGCCGCTGCGCACACACGGGACCAGGGATCCCGGCCCAAGAGTCCGGGAGCTGCTCCATCTCGTCGGTCTCGACCCCGGCCACGCCGCCCGCTACCCGCAGGACTTCTCGGGCGGGCAGCGCCAGCGCATCGGTATCGCCCGGGCGCTCGCGCTCGAACCCCGGCTGCTCGTGCTGGACGAGCCGGTCTCGGCGCTCGACGTGTCCATCCAGGCAGGTGTGATCAACCTGCTGGAGGGCCTGAAGGACCGCCTGGGCCTGTCCTATCTGTTCGTGGCGCACGATCTGGCCGTCGTCCGGCACATCGCCGACCGGGTGGCGGTCATGTATCTCGGCAAGATCGCTGAGATCGGGCAGGTCGGCCAGGTGTACGACACCCCGCTGCACCCCTACACGCAGGCGCTGCTGTCGGCGATCCCGCTGCCCGACCCCGAGAAGGAGCGTTCCAGGAGGCGCATCCTGCTCGAAGGCGACCTGCCCAGCCCGGCCGCGCCTCCCTCCGGCTGCCGCTTCCACACCCGCTGCCCCCTGTTCACGACCCTCGACGAGGCCGGCCGGGCAAGATGCGTGCACGAGGAGCCCCAGGTCCGCCGGCTTGAGGAGGACCACGGCTCCGCATGTCATTTCGCCGAGAAGCTAAAAGTCGTATGA
- a CDS encoding AAA family ATPase has translation MREPDRARPAGRAAARDAFEHVRLRYFQLSPFLRRLIYVVPLIGAVGLALGMGWSPLNAFLGTLTLLAFMSLTLRFPRAAATLVVVAAWPLFLLLFHSLYGTQPTPPAGLMLLALPVAGVAHLIRWVPPWLTTLMALVPAALVAPVCAALWPGGVLWAAYGVAAAVLVYRFVQARQVRAALGGEEQPARLRAREGGQPVAVTGDRTAPPPISVEEALGELDSMIGLAPVKEQVRSIAASIEASRLRREAGYSNDPPMRHFVFVGPPGTGKTSVARTVAKIFYAFGLLETPYVVEAQRADLVGEYLGATAIKTNELIDRALGGVLFIDEAYSLINSGDGQPDRFGSEAVQTLLKRAEDDRNRLIIILAGYEKEMSAFLSSNPGLSSRFASRVRFPSYAPEELLQITELLQRRRGDRLAGDAGPALLTRFEDVHRRAIVDELGNARFVRSLVEAAAQARDVRVVGAGGSPTTEDLVTTSAQDVVKAFDELTVRFHAYQATPTLEEALADLDRMAGLEPVKRQVHAITAQLRVARMRQERGLPTPPQMRHFVFAGPPGTGKTTVARILGRIFAALGLLTQSDVVEAQRADLVGQHLGATAIKTNELVNRALGGVLFIDEAYSLVNTGYAGGDAFGSEAVQTLLKRAEDDRDRLVIILAGYEREMDGFLATNPGLASRFSQRVLFPSYEPGELAEIAGLLAEQSGDRFDEAAHRDLTEVFTWVCDEGLIDGLGNGRFARSLFERAAMRRDVRLAALGGGTASAADLTTITSADLRAAVDELAGR, from the coding sequence ATGCGGGAGCCCGACAGGGCCCGGCCGGCGGGGCGCGCGGCGGCACGGGATGCGTTCGAACACGTCAGGCTGCGTTATTTCCAGCTGTCGCCCTTCCTGCGCAGGCTGATCTACGTGGTGCCGCTGATCGGCGCGGTCGGCCTGGCACTGGGCATGGGCTGGTCGCCGCTGAACGCGTTCCTCGGCACGCTCACGCTGCTCGCCTTCATGTCCCTGACCCTCCGCTTCCCCCGCGCCGCCGCGACCCTGGTGGTGGTGGCCGCCTGGCCGCTGTTCCTGCTGCTCTTCCATAGCCTGTACGGCACGCAGCCGACCCCCCCGGCGGGGCTGATGCTCCTTGCCCTGCCCGTGGCCGGTGTCGCCCACCTCATCCGCTGGGTCCCCCCGTGGCTGACCACGCTCATGGCGCTGGTTCCGGCCGCCCTGGTGGCCCCCGTGTGCGCCGCACTGTGGCCCGGCGGCGTCCTGTGGGCCGCGTACGGAGTGGCCGCCGCGGTGCTGGTCTACCGTTTCGTTCAGGCCCGTCAGGTCAGAGCCGCGCTGGGTGGGGAGGAACAACCGGCCCGGCTGCGGGCCCGCGAGGGCGGCCAGCCCGTCGCCGTGACCGGCGACCGGACCGCGCCGCCCCCGATCTCGGTGGAGGAGGCCCTCGGCGAACTCGACAGCATGATCGGACTGGCTCCGGTGAAGGAGCAGGTGCGTTCCATCGCCGCCTCGATCGAGGCCTCCCGTCTCCGCAGGGAGGCCGGATACTCCAACGATCCGCCGATGCGCCACTTCGTGTTCGTCGGCCCTCCGGGCACCGGCAAGACCAGCGTGGCCAGGACCGTAGCGAAGATTTTTTACGCGTTCGGACTGCTGGAGACGCCGTACGTGGTGGAGGCCCAGCGCGCCGACCTCGTCGGGGAGTATCTCGGAGCCACCGCGATCAAGACGAACGAGCTGATCGACCGGGCGCTGGGCGGGGTGCTGTTCATCGACGAGGCCTACAGTCTGATCAACTCCGGTGACGGCCAGCCCGACCGGTTCGGCTCCGAGGCCGTGCAGACGCTGCTCAAACGGGCCGAGGACGACCGCAACCGTCTGATCATCATCCTGGCCGGATACGAGAAGGAGATGTCCGCCTTCCTGTCCTCCAACCCCGGCCTTTCGAGCCGGTTCGCCAGCCGGGTCCGCTTCCCCAGCTACGCACCGGAGGAGCTGCTCCAGATCACCGAGCTGTTGCAGCGACGGCGCGGTGACCGGCTGGCCGGGGACGCCGGGCCCGCGCTGCTCACACGCTTCGAGGACGTGCACAGGCGCGCGATCGTGGACGAGCTGGGCAACGCCCGGTTCGTCCGCAGCCTTGTGGAGGCCGCGGCCCAGGCGCGGGACGTGCGGGTGGTGGGTGCGGGCGGCTCACCCACGACCGAGGACCTGGTGACCACCTCCGCGCAGGATGTCGTCAAGGCCTTCGACGAGCTCACCGTCCGTTTCCACGCCTACCAGGCCACACCCACACTGGAGGAGGCGCTCGCCGACCTCGACCGGATGGCCGGCCTGGAGCCGGTCAAGCGGCAGGTTCACGCGATCACCGCGCAGCTCAGGGTGGCCAGGATGCGCCAGGAGCGGGGCCTGCCGACCCCGCCGCAGATGCGGCACTTCGTCTTCGCCGGACCGCCGGGCACCGGCAAGACCACGGTGGCCCGCATCCTCGGCCGCATCTTCGCGGCGCTGGGGCTGCTCACCCAGTCCGACGTGGTGGAGGCTCAGCGGGCCGATCTGGTCGGCCAGCACCTCGGGGCCACCGCGATCAAGACGAACGAGCTGGTGAACCGGGCGCTCGGCGGGGTGCTGTTCATCGACGAGGCCTACAGCCTGGTCAACACCGGCTACGCCGGGGGCGACGCCTTCGGCTCCGAGGCCGTGCAGACGCTGCTCAAACGGGCCGAGGACGACCGTGACCGGCTGGTGATCATCCTGGCCGGATACGAGCGGGAGATGGACGGGTTCCTCGCGACGAATCCCGGCCTGGCCAGCAGGTTCAGCCAGCGCGTGCTGTTCCCTTCCTACGAGCCGGGCGAGCTGGCCGAGATCGCGGGGCTGCTGGCCGAACAGTCGGGGGACCGCTTCGACGAGGCCGCCCACCGGGATCTGACCGAGGTCTTCACCTGGGTCTGCGACGAAGGCCTGATCGACGGCCTCGGAAACGGCCGGTTCGCGCGCTCGCTGTTCGAGCGGGCCGCGATGCGCCGTGACGTGCGCCTGGCCGCCCTGGGGGGCGGCACCGCCAGCGCCGCCGACCTGACCACGATCACCAGCGCCGACCTGCGTGCCGCCGTGGACGAGCTCGCCGGGCGTTGA
- a CDS encoding DoxX family protein, with translation MRQTLHDLATFAARLGVGGIFFANGWHKLEAGLTATGDQFATLGAPVPGAWAATTMLMELIGGALLVAGLAVPACGLLLFAEAVAVFVVASGEQGLPLTGGDVNLIVALGAASILLAVGGAGRLSVDHMVVIKRREAEAAEDFAADTEADDVIAALREPESGDLTREGPAQAEKPVRREDPAQTTRTGKTPRAEKPARDGRVETSETGKDTAEFPAVPARPRRSTTSEQGATSRPGKDADALVAGRKTESAED, from the coding sequence GTGCGACAGACTCTTCACGATCTCGCCACCTTCGCCGCCAGGCTTGGCGTGGGTGGAATCTTCTTCGCCAACGGCTGGCACAAACTGGAAGCAGGACTGACCGCCACCGGTGACCAGTTCGCGACCCTGGGCGCTCCGGTCCCCGGAGCCTGGGCGGCCACCACGATGTTGATGGAACTCATCGGCGGAGCCCTGCTTGTGGCGGGGCTCGCCGTACCAGCCTGCGGGCTGCTGTTGTTCGCCGAGGCCGTCGCCGTGTTCGTCGTGGCCAGCGGCGAGCAGGGGCTTCCGCTGACCGGCGGCGACGTCAATCTGATCGTGGCACTGGGTGCGGCCTCCATCCTTCTGGCAGTCGGCGGCGCGGGCCGCCTGTCGGTCGACCACATGGTGGTGATCAAACGGCGTGAGGCCGAGGCCGCCGAGGACTTCGCCGCCGATACCGAGGCCGACGACGTCATCGCCGCACTGCGCGAACCCGAATCCGGCGACCTCACCCGGGAGGGGCCGGCGCAGGCCGAGAAGCCGGTCCGACGGGAAGACCCGGCCCAGACCACCAGGACGGGCAAGACCCCTCGGGCTGAGAAACCGGCCAGGGACGGCCGCGTGGAGACCTCCGAGACCGGAAAGGACACCGCGGAGTTCCCAGCCGTCCCGGCCCGGCCCCGCCGGAGCACGACGAGCGAGCAGGGGGCCACCTCGCGGCCGGGCAAGGACGCCGACGCCCTGGTAGCCGGCCGGAAAACGGAATCAGCCGAAGATTGA
- a CDS encoding ABC transporter permease, with the protein MAGFLLRRLLNYLVLIVVATSLAYMLAAAALDPRSNYEGRNPPIPQAVVDARLTELNLNDRTPLFERYLTWAGGVAHGDFGRTVTGDSVRDDLARRAGVTLRLITIGLVLGSVAGVLIGAGAAVRQYGAFDRLSTGASFVVLAVPTVVLANILIITGVWFNELVGGQVFLVSGEATPGLQGGLLTQLTDRGRHLILPTLSLSLGLVAVYSRYQRNMMLDVLGADFIRTAMAKGLRRRTALVRHALRTALIPAVTYFAFTFGSLLVGTTFTEKIFGWHGMGEQLVNSISTNDVNTVAAISCFAAFAVLVASLASDVLHAVLDPRVRVG; encoded by the coding sequence ATGGCAGGATTCCTTCTTCGCAGGCTGCTCAACTACCTGGTGCTGATCGTCGTCGCCACGAGCCTGGCCTACATGCTGGCGGCGGCCGCACTCGATCCCCGGTCGAACTACGAGGGCCGCAACCCGCCGATCCCCCAGGCGGTCGTCGACGCGCGTCTCACCGAGCTCAACCTGAACGACCGGACCCCGCTGTTCGAGCGCTACCTGACCTGGGCGGGTGGTGTAGCCCACGGTGACTTCGGCCGGACGGTGACCGGTGACTCGGTCAGGGACGACCTCGCGCGACGGGCCGGCGTCACCCTGCGCCTGATCACCATCGGACTGGTCCTGGGCAGTGTCGCCGGTGTACTGATCGGTGCCGGTGCGGCGGTCAGGCAGTACGGGGCGTTCGACCGGCTGTCGACCGGTGCCTCCTTCGTCGTCCTCGCGGTCCCCACGGTCGTGCTGGCCAACATCCTCATCATCACCGGAGTGTGGTTCAACGAGCTGGTCGGAGGCCAGGTCTTCCTGGTCAGCGGTGAGGCGACCCCCGGGCTGCAGGGGGGCCTTCTCACCCAGTTGACGGACCGGGGCCGGCATCTGATCCTGCCGACGCTCTCGCTCTCGCTGGGACTGGTCGCCGTCTACAGCCGCTACCAGCGCAACATGATGCTCGACGTGCTCGGCGCCGACTTCATCCGCACGGCCATGGCCAAGGGGCTGCGCCGCCGTACCGCGCTGGTCAGGCACGCGTTGCGCACGGCGCTGATCCCGGCGGTCACCTACTTCGCCTTCACCTTCGGGTCGCTGCTGGTCGGTACGACCTTCACGGAGAAGATCTTCGGCTGGCACGGCATGGGGGAGCAGCTCGTCAACTCCATCTCCACCAACGACGTCAACACCGTGGCCGCGATCAGCTGTTTCGCGGCCTTCGCCGTGCTGGTGGCCTCTCTGGCCTCCGATGTGCTCCATGCCGTCCTCGATCCCCGGGTAAGGGTGGGGTGA
- a CDS encoding MFS transporter, translating into MTTTGIVSGPTRGGIDPQAGGAGRWSVLTLLCFSLLLIAVDATVLHIAVPALTAALEPSSVELLWIIDAYSLVVAPLLLTFGTLGDRHGRKRLVLAGYLVFGAASAAAAFAPTPTTLIAARALLGIGGAMIMPATLSIIRQVFTDRRERAIALGVWSAVAAAGAAVGPLIGGLLVEHLWWGAVFLINVPILLVLLPTAVRILPESRPRTSQPWDAPSALLSVLGVLALAFGLKEAGSGQLGGVAAFLCGAGLLVWFVRRQRRLPFPLLDLGLFRQRAFSVGVAAVLLTVFALVGLELMLAQYLQLVLGDSPLAAAVRMLPLMIASVAGGLAGARLLRRVGLRATMSGGLALTTLSLFPPLGWGTEPHPLVLALCFIGIGFGIQVTLLAASDTIMSSAPESRAGCAAAIEETAYELGAGLGVAVLGTVTTIVYAPSLASVPGVSPDLMSLARQSLAAAAHAAQELGGAAGTALLGAARVAFVSGLHSTIIVSVLLLGVTTVAVALLVPGDRPTRTASADRTLAGRTPGRSERVGPE; encoded by the coding sequence ATGACCACTACGGGGATCGTGAGCGGCCCGACTCGCGGCGGAATCGATCCGCAAGCGGGTGGGGCCGGCCGCTGGTCGGTTCTGACACTCCTCTGCTTCAGTCTGCTGCTGATCGCGGTGGACGCCACGGTGCTGCACATCGCGGTCCCGGCGCTGACCGCCGCACTGGAGCCGAGTTCGGTCGAACTGCTGTGGATCATCGACGCCTACTCCTTGGTGGTGGCGCCGCTGCTGTTGACCTTCGGCACACTCGGCGACCGCCACGGACGGAAACGGCTGGTGCTCGCCGGATACCTGGTGTTCGGTGCCGCCTCCGCGGCGGCCGCGTTCGCGCCGACTCCAACCACCCTGATCGCCGCCCGGGCGCTCCTCGGCATCGGCGGTGCGATGATCATGCCTGCCACGCTGTCCATCATCCGGCAGGTGTTCACCGACCGCCGGGAGCGCGCGATCGCGCTGGGTGTGTGGAGCGCGGTCGCGGCTGCCGGAGCCGCCGTCGGGCCGCTCATCGGCGGCCTGCTCGTGGAGCATCTCTGGTGGGGCGCCGTCTTTCTGATCAACGTGCCGATTCTGCTGGTGCTGCTGCCCACCGCCGTCAGGATTCTGCCCGAGTCGCGCCCGCGCACCTCACAACCCTGGGACGCGCCCAGCGCGCTGCTGTCCGTGCTCGGCGTTCTCGCCCTGGCCTTCGGCCTCAAGGAGGCGGGATCCGGACAGCTGGGCGGGGTGGCGGCGTTTCTGTGCGGGGCCGGGTTGCTGGTCTGGTTCGTGCGCAGACAGCGGCGGCTGCCCTTCCCGCTACTCGACCTCGGCCTGTTCAGGCAGCGGGCGTTCTCCGTCGGGGTGGCCGCCGTGCTGTTGACCGTCTTCGCGCTGGTCGGCCTGGAATTGATGCTCGCCCAGTATCTGCAGCTCGTGCTCGGTGACAGCCCGCTCGCCGCCGCGGTCCGCATGCTGCCGTTGATGATCGCCTCTGTCGCGGGCGGCCTCGCCGGGGCGCGGCTGCTGCGCCGGGTCGGACTACGCGCCACCATGAGCGGCGGCCTCGCACTGACCACCCTGTCACTGTTTCCCCCACTGGGCTGGGGCACCGAGCCACATCCCCTGGTGCTCGCGCTCTGCTTCATCGGCATCGGCTTCGGCATCCAGGTCACCCTGCTGGCGGCCTCCGACACGATCATGTCCTCCGCCCCGGAGTCGCGTGCGGGTTGCGCCGCCGCGATCGAGGAGACCGCCTACGAGCTCGGGGCCGGGCTCGGCGTGGCGGTCCTCGGCACTGTCACCACCATCGTCTATGCGCCCTCGCTGGCCTCGGTGCCCGGCGTGTCCCCCGATCTGATGAGCCTGGCCCGCCAATCGCTCGCCGCCGCTGCGCACGCGGCGCAGGAACTCGGCGGCGCCGCCGGGACGGCCCTGCTCGGAGCCGCCCGTGTCGCGTTCGTCTCCGGGCTGCACTCCACCATCATCGTGAGCGTGCTCCTGCTGGGTGTGACGACCGTGGCGGTGGCGCTGCTGGTCCCCGGCGACCGGCCGACCCGGACGGCTTCGGCCGACCGGACTCTTGCGGGGCGCACGCCCGGTCGTTCGGAGCGGGTCGGCCCGGAGTGA
- a CDS encoding transposase, which produces MPAPHPIEFRQRAVELARKGDKPVSVLAENLGISDSCLRSWMRQADTDDNGGAKLTSAEKKELSDLRRRTRQLELENEILKRAAAYFARENVLPK; this is translated from the coding sequence GTGCCTGCACCTCACCCGATCGAGTTCCGTCAGCGTGCCGTCGAGCTTGCCCGTAAGGGCGATAAACCGGTCTCTGTCCTTGCTGAAAACCTGGGTATCAGCGATTCCTGTCTGCGGAGTTGGATGCGCCAGGCCGACACCGATGACAACGGCGGTGCGAAGCTGACCAGCGCGGAGAAGAAGGAACTCTCCGATCTACGGCGTCGAACCCGGCAGCTTGAGCTGGAAAATGAGATCCTCAAGCGGGCGGCTGCGTATTTCGCCCGGGAGAACGTGCTCCCAAAATAG
- a CDS encoding IS3 family transposase: protein MACRVLNISRSGYKDWVGRPQSPRDQRNTELLKLIRAIHETSRYSYGSPRVHAELTLGLDLEINRKRVERLMREAGIQGIYRRKGRRNLVNAATEEDLVRRAFTVEAPDRLWVSDITEHPTDEGKLYCAAVMDAYSRRIIGHSIDIRQTSALVVDAMVMAVARRNPPSRKTILHSDHGTQYTSFSYGKRLRDAELLGSMGTVGDCYDNAMMESFWGTMQLELLDVNKWSTRAELASAMFEWIECWYNPYRRHSSIGMNSPITFEELYKPSDATS, encoded by the coding sequence GTGGCCTGCCGGGTGTTGAACATTTCCAGATCGGGCTACAAAGACTGGGTCGGCCGGCCGCAGTCCCCACGCGACCAAAGAAATACCGAACTATTGAAGCTGATCCGTGCCATCCATGAGACGTCACGTTACAGCTACGGCTCGCCGCGGGTCCACGCGGAGCTGACGCTCGGCCTGGATCTGGAGATCAACCGCAAGCGCGTCGAGCGGCTCATGCGCGAGGCCGGCATCCAGGGCATCTACCGGCGCAAGGGCCGCCGCAACCTCGTCAACGCCGCCACCGAGGAGGATCTGGTCCGCCGGGCCTTCACGGTGGAAGCGCCGGACCGGCTGTGGGTCAGCGACATCACCGAGCACCCCACCGACGAAGGGAAGCTGTATTGCGCCGCTGTCATGGACGCCTATTCTCGTCGCATCATCGGCCATTCTATCGACATACGCCAGACCAGCGCTCTGGTCGTCGACGCGATGGTCATGGCCGTCGCCCGCCGTAACCCGCCCAGCAGGAAGACGATCCTGCATTCTGACCACGGAACACAGTACACATCGTTCTCGTACGGGAAACGGCTCCGCGATGCTGAACTCCTCGGCTCGATGGGAACCGTCGGCGATTGCTACGACAATGCCATGATGGAATCGTTCTGGGGGACGATGCAGCTCGAACTGCTCGACGTTAACAAATGGTCAACAAGAGCCGAGTTGGCCAGCGCGATGTTTGAATGGATCGAGTGCTGGTATAACCCGTATAGGCGTCATTCCAGCATCGGCATGAACAGCCCAATCACGTTCGAGGAGCTCTACAAGCCCTCAGACGCAACCTCGTGA